Proteins from a genomic interval of Clostridium scatologenes:
- a CDS encoding tetratricopeptide repeat protein, with amino-acid sequence MELEKDIYDKIMKLYKQGERNEEKCEYEKAFNKYEKAFHMIPENIEEYDISSLILVSMGDIRLLQENYSDAKNYYFDAMNCTDGISNPYILFNLGKCFYLQNDFERAKEYFIRTYMIDGTNLFCDDNKKYFQLIEELVSKDSNGKSSKEKVTENKKSVKNKTSEDRKAIKKMEDKFFKDKFQYMDLFEEGDIDGALKLIWKVWEWFPEPKVEQDLFYLLIEDFIEICTAAKKFDLANKYISLLFVTGLKRVDDGKREFIAGKLAYEQGEMELAKQLFYIADAKSEGALFRGKENKKYKEFIRKSNFNIKL; translated from the coding sequence ATGGAATTAGAAAAAGATATATATGATAAAATAATGAAATTATATAAGCAAGGGGAAAGAAATGAAGAAAAATGTGAATATGAAAAAGCATTTAATAAATATGAAAAAGCTTTCCATATGATACCAGAAAATATAGAGGAATATGATATATCATCATTAATTCTTGTATCCATGGGAGACATAAGACTTTTACAAGAAAATTATAGTGATGCTAAAAATTATTACTTTGATGCTATGAATTGCACAGATGGAATATCAAATCCGTACATATTATTTAATCTAGGAAAATGCTTCTATTTACAAAATGATTTTGAAAGGGCCAAAGAGTACTTTATAAGAACCTATATGATAGATGGCACGAATTTGTTTTGTGATGACAATAAGAAGTATTTTCAATTGATAGAAGAATTAGTATCAAAGGATAGTAATGGGAAGTCATCAAAAGAAAAAGTTACTGAAAACAAAAAATCAGTAAAAAATAAAACTTCAGAAGACAGGAAAGCAATAAAGAAAATGGAAGATAAATTTTTTAAAGATAAATTTCAATATATGGACTTGTTTGAAGAAGGAGACATTGATGGAGCACTAAAATTGATTTGGAAGGTATGGGAATGGTTTCCTGAACCCAAGGTTGAACAAGATTTATTTTATCTATTAATTGAAGATTTTATAGAAATATGTACTGCAGCAAAAAAATTTGATTTAGCAAATAAATATATTAGTTTATTATTTGTTACAGGTCTAAAACGAGTAGATGATGGCAAGAGAGAATTTATCGCAGGCAAGTTAGCATATGAACAAGGAGAAATGGAACTAGCTAAGCAGTTATTCTATATAGCAGATGCTAAATCTGAGGGAGCCTTATTTAGAGGAAAAGAAAATAAAAAATATAAGGAATTCATAAGAAAAAGTAATTTTAATATAAAGCTTTAG
- a CDS encoding suppressor of fused domain protein, with product MNKKIDFSKSGKPIFKYDHVETGWRPPSFGVENQMEKIEEHIHKYFGEPTSVYHELMSDLIHLDVYYIKPNEDRNFHTFVTSGMSFIPMNPMEGSEDEKYAELIVCLPAQWPVSEEAFKDMDNYWPIAWLKMLARFPHDYKTWLGFAHTMPNYDPPIPIANTNFHGIMLLPPILTPQSAAKLQINEDISINFYCIIPLYKDEMQYKLDNGYKDILDKFDEKGINEVINIKRDNVCEKYL from the coding sequence ATGAATAAAAAAATAGATTTCAGTAAATCTGGTAAGCCAATTTTTAAATATGATCATGTTGAAACAGGATGGAGACCGCCATCCTTTGGTGTAGAAAATCAAATGGAAAAAATCGAAGAACATATTCATAAATACTTTGGTGAACCTACTTCAGTTTATCATGAATTAATGTCTGATCTTATACATTTAGATGTTTATTATATAAAACCAAATGAAGATAGAAATTTTCATACCTTTGTTACTTCTGGAATGAGTTTTATTCCTATGAATCCTATGGAAGGTTCAGAAGATGAAAAATATGCTGAATTGATTGTATGTTTGCCAGCTCAGTGGCCTGTTTCAGAAGAAGCTTTTAAAGATATGGATAATTATTGGCCTATTGCGTGGTTAAAAATGCTTGCAAGATTTCCGCATGATTATAAGACTTGGCTTGGTTTTGCCCATACTATGCCAAATTATGATCCACCTATTCCAATAGCTAATACAAATTTTCATGGTATTATGCTTCTTCCTCCTATTTTAACACCTCAATCAGCAGCAAAATTACAAATAAATGAAGATATTTCAATTAATTTTTATTGTATAATCCCTTTATATAAGGATGAAATGCAATATAAGTTAGACAATGGATATAAAGATATATTAGATAAATTTGATGAAAAAGGTATAAATGAAGTTATAAATATTAAACGTGATAATGTATGCGAAAAATATCTTTAG
- a CDS encoding DUF4132 domain-containing protein has product MEELLNLLRVKLCNCTLEKKEITEIKSYIQNDNYTLDLNKIHKYNIENTLRGNYEVKKELWDLMDGFRDDKEVFKRILKIFWAIGGESFFKIVYSRFFSIPKFVDYLKPMDNKERILVWIIKTSSNCMELIIPIVEEMIEEDEEILFKAFSETEDSFVKLILSALAVKNSCKFTENGEEFIKHHLENADDINKYLRDKQTAIIEILAYACNENKVLREIIRDAVNNSTNRRMLFDELVRFISSCDNEDQSYDIVREFDIDKKLYVLRLINLYVREENNKVLKEIDQRIKEIPSIFRESLEFINKNKIGKNNFQYVESLMLAFVIYKNSKKEEDLKQFKKFIENILNGYIASFKGFDVALRKERAKTLQYVMNGENKDVIDNYISKMGKATIGESIWRYHNICFKLIYSLDETKEIIHRFLYLVLNTEKYGLASSVIFNVVESQSMSYISFAEKLLDIGINERNLILAADRSSNTKAKEYLRKLCNEGNTELINTIDSLSTAKEFVLEGLFNADKEKYSEILVKSLSDDSKLIRDKAVNLLSTYEGCKEMVLDNFKSRKTAVREAAARILINFDMRNFTDELEKFAEKEKNEKIKVLILNIINRDYLDDKILENAESISNYCSERLKKTAYNAPEWISVSTFPEVMYEDGKVISKDVLIYLISKYSLENIVEKNLAAERVIEKCNKQDLDTMGLEILSNWVSDGADTKKKWILSLISAVGGFNVVNALKDQIDIWSKSARGAIACEAIKALALNGSDEALMILDTISRKFKHKQIKKAAGEAFISAAKMLKLTEEDLADKIIPDLDFNIRGERVFDYGSRSFTVTLGVDFSLKIEDNNGKTMKNLPKPGKADDELRSKEALSEFKAVKKQIKTVVSTQTLRLEMALSSNRLWSKKAWEKLFVRNPIMHNFSLGLVWGVYEDGKLKDTFRYMEDGSFNTKDEEEYELLEEVHIGLVHPLEMDNYTLEGWKQQFEDYEIVQPFPQLQRKIYSITEEEKKMKVIERFAGTKINGLSLVGKLTKMGWYRGSVQDGGCYYQFYKEDEKVGVGAELEFNYLGVGYENEETTIYELIFYKAGTVERGSYVYDEVTEENTILPSKVAERFFSEILYDVDRALEAKTGFAANWRLDL; this is encoded by the coding sequence ATGGAAGAATTATTAAATTTATTGAGAGTTAAACTTTGCAATTGCACTTTAGAGAAGAAAGAAATAACTGAAATTAAAAGCTATATTCAAAATGATAATTATACTTTGGATTTAAATAAAATTCATAAGTATAATATTGAAAATACCCTTAGAGGAAATTATGAAGTAAAAAAAGAACTGTGGGACTTAATGGATGGATTTAGAGATGATAAAGAGGTTTTCAAAAGAATTTTAAAGATATTTTGGGCTATAGGAGGAGAAAGCTTTTTTAAGATAGTATACTCTAGATTTTTTTCAATTCCTAAATTTGTTGATTATTTGAAACCTATGGATAACAAAGAAAGAATATTGGTGTGGATAATAAAAACTTCTTCAAACTGTATGGAGCTTATAATTCCAATTGTTGAAGAAATGATAGAGGAAGATGAAGAAATACTTTTTAAGGCTTTTTCAGAAACAGAAGATAGCTTTGTAAAGTTGATTTTATCAGCTTTAGCTGTTAAAAATTCTTGCAAATTTACTGAAAATGGAGAAGAATTTATAAAACATCATTTAGAAAATGCAGATGATATAAATAAATACTTAAGAGATAAACAAACAGCTATAATTGAAATTTTAGCCTATGCATGTAATGAAAACAAGGTATTACGAGAAATTATTAGGGATGCAGTTAATAACAGTACTAATAGAAGAATGCTTTTTGATGAATTAGTAAGGTTTATTTCTTCCTGTGATAACGAGGATCAAAGTTATGATATTGTAAGAGAATTTGATATTGATAAAAAATTATATGTACTTAGGCTTATAAACTTGTATGTTAGAGAAGAGAATAACAAGGTCCTTAAAGAAATAGATCAGAGAATAAAAGAAATACCGTCAATTTTTAGAGAAAGTTTGGAATTTATTAATAAAAATAAAATAGGAAAGAACAATTTTCAATATGTTGAAAGTTTAATGCTTGCTTTTGTTATATATAAAAATTCAAAGAAAGAGGAAGATTTAAAGCAGTTTAAGAAATTCATAGAAAATATTTTAAATGGATATATAGCTAGCTTTAAAGGTTTTGATGTAGCACTACGCAAAGAGAGAGCTAAAACTTTACAATATGTAATGAATGGTGAAAATAAGGACGTTATAGACAATTATATTTCTAAAATGGGAAAAGCAACAATTGGGGAATCAATATGGCGTTACCACAATATTTGCTTTAAACTAATTTATTCTTTAGACGAAACTAAAGAAATTATACATAGATTTTTATACTTAGTACTTAATACTGAAAAATATGGTTTAGCTTCTTCAGTAATATTTAATGTAGTAGAAAGTCAATCCATGAGTTATATAAGTTTTGCTGAAAAACTTTTAGATATAGGTATAAATGAAAGAAATTTAATCCTTGCTGCGGATAGAAGTTCAAACACAAAAGCTAAGGAATATTTAAGAAAGTTGTGTAATGAAGGAAATACAGAACTTATAAATACTATAGATAGTTTAAGTACTGCAAAAGAGTTTGTACTTGAAGGTTTATTTAATGCAGATAAGGAAAAGTATTCTGAAATTTTAGTAAAAAGTTTATCAGATGATTCAAAGCTTATTAGAGATAAAGCAGTAAACCTTCTTAGTACTTATGAAGGCTGCAAAGAAATGGTATTAGACAATTTTAAAAGTAGAAAAACTGCAGTAAGGGAGGCTGCTGCAAGGATTTTAATAAACTTTGATATGAGAAATTTTACAGATGAGCTTGAAAAATTTGCAGAGAAAGAGAAAAATGAAAAAATTAAGGTATTGATATTAAATATTATAAATAGAGACTATTTAGATGATAAGATACTTGAAAATGCAGAAAGTATAAGTAATTACTGCAGTGAAAGATTGAAAAAAACTGCTTATAATGCCCCAGAGTGGATTTCTGTAAGCACATTTCCAGAGGTAATGTATGAAGATGGAAAAGTAATATCAAAGGATGTATTAATTTATTTAATAAGCAAATATTCCCTGGAAAATATTGTTGAGAAAAACCTTGCTGCTGAAAGGGTAATTGAAAAGTGTAACAAACAGGATTTAGATACAATGGGATTGGAAATTTTAAGTAATTGGGTTAGTGATGGTGCAGACACGAAAAAGAAGTGGATTTTATCCTTAATTTCAGCTGTAGGAGGATTCAATGTAGTAAATGCATTAAAAGATCAAATAGATATTTGGTCTAAAAGTGCTAGAGGTGCTATTGCTTGTGAGGCTATAAAAGCTTTGGCGTTAAATGGCAGTGATGAAGCTTTAATGATTTTAGATACTATATCAAGAAAGTTTAAGCATAAGCAAATTAAAAAAGCAGCTGGAGAAGCCTTTATTTCTGCAGCAAAGATGCTTAAATTAACAGAAGAAGATTTAGCAGATAAAATAATACCTGATTTGGATTTTAATATAAGAGGGGAAAGAGTATTTGACTATGGAAGTAGAAGTTTTACAGTAACCTTAGGAGTGGACTTTTCGTTAAAAATTGAAGATAACAATGGAAAGACAATGAAGAACTTACCAAAGCCAGGTAAAGCTGACGATGAATTAAGATCTAAAGAAGCTTTATCAGAGTTTAAAGCAGTGAAAAAACAAATTAAAACTGTAGTTTCAACTCAAACTTTAAGATTGGAAATGGCTCTTTCTTCAAATAGATTGTGGAGTAAAAAAGCCTGGGAAAAGTTATTTGTTAGAAATCCTATTATGCATAATTTTTCTCTTGGTTTAGTATGGGGAGTTTACGAAGATGGAAAGTTAAAAGATACTTTTAGATATATGGAAGATGGAAGCTTTAACACAAAGGATGAAGAAGAATATGAATTATTAGAAGAAGTTCATATAGGCCTTGTGCACCCTTTGGAAATGGATAATTATACCTTAGAAGGCTGGAAACAGCAGTTTGAGGATTATGAAATAGTACAACCCTTCCCTCAACTTCAAAGAAAGATTTACAGCATAACTGAAGAAGAAAAGAAAATGAAGGTTATAGAGCGTTTTGCAGGTACTAAAATTAATGGACTTTCATTAGTTGGCAAGCTTACTAAAATGGGATGGTATAGGGGTTCTGTGCAAGATGGAGGATGTTATTATCAGTTTTATAAGGAAGATGAAAAAGTAGGTGTTGGAGCAGAACTTGAATTTAATTATCTTGGTGTTGGATATGAAAATGAAGAAACTACGATTTATGAATTGATTTTTTACAAAGCTGGTACAGTGGAAAGAGGAAGTTATGTTTATGATGAAGTAACAGAAGAAAATACTATTTTACCATCAAAGGTAGCAGAAAGATTTTTTAGTGAAATACTTTATGATGTAGATAGAGCCTTAGAAGCTAAAACTGGTTTTGCAGCCAACTGGAGACTGGATCTTTAA
- a CDS encoding GNAT family N-acetyltransferase, producing the protein MEIKIRHVSIDDLNKITEVESICFPKAEAAAKESFKQRIETFPESFFVAEVNDKIIGFVNGCIINETVICDELFEDSKLHVPNGQYQTIFGLDVIPEYRNQGIAAKLMNHMIEKARSSGRKGVILTCKERLIHYYMKFGYKNKGVSKSVHGGAKWYDMILEF; encoded by the coding sequence ATGGAGATTAAAATTAGACATGTATCTATAGATGATTTGAATAAAATAACAGAAGTGGAGAGTATTTGTTTTCCAAAAGCAGAAGCTGCTGCGAAAGAGTCTTTTAAGCAGCGTATAGAAACATTTCCAGAAAGCTTTTTTGTGGCAGAAGTAAATGATAAAATAATTGGATTTGTTAATGGATGTATTATAAATGAAACTGTTATATGTGATGAGCTTTTTGAAGATTCTAAACTTCATGTTCCAAATGGACAATATCAAACTATTTTTGGACTGGATGTAATACCAGAGTATCGTAATCAGGGAATTGCAGCTAAATTAATGAATCATATGATAGAAAAAGCAAGATCATCAGGCCGAAAAGGAGTTATTTTAACTTGTAAGGAAAGGCTTATTCATTATTATATGAAGTTTGGATACAAAAATAAAGGAGTATCTAAATCAGTTCATGGTGGTGCAAAATGGTATGACATGATTTTAGAATTTTAG
- a CDS encoding tetratricopeptide repeat protein translates to MDKNTESVVEKGLEFLNNGEYEKAEPYFNKVLNIDNNYAEGYYFRGYCYVKMKEYEKALMDLDKSIKLDPSDSRAYFFRNKYISLFKGNGCKSELSKNLSIENLDIKVEGFKINNNIGSAECDVNTVIWDNYMSVSLEISLQDEDTFDDDKIRNYIDEFKKYLTWLENSKKSVFDALVKDDMIGLAEEWAESSDEEIIDGEKVYVDGEDIFRLPISEEEFFQSLYFNSMSIRIDEDKEIMDSRIMIEAFIDTKPDYFAGHSMEVTITDDYKISVNGLAG, encoded by the coding sequence ATGGATAAAAACACAGAGAGTGTAGTAGAAAAAGGATTAGAATTTTTAAATAATGGAGAGTATGAAAAAGCAGAACCATATTTTAATAAGGTTTTAAATATAGATAACAATTATGCTGAAGGCTATTACTTTAGAGGTTACTGTTATGTAAAAATGAAGGAATATGAAAAAGCTTTAATGGACTTAGATAAATCTATAAAGTTGGATCCAAGTGATTCAAGAGCTTATTTTTTTAGAAATAAGTACATATCTTTGTTTAAAGGCAATGGTTGCAAATCTGAGTTAAGCAAGAATTTAAGTATTGAAAATCTAGATATTAAAGTGGAAGGTTTTAAAATAAATAATAATATAGGTTCAGCTGAATGTGATGTTAATACCGTAATTTGGGACAACTATATGTCAGTATCCTTGGAAATAAGCCTTCAAGATGAGGATACTTTTGATGATGATAAGATAAGAAACTACATTGATGAATTTAAAAAGTATTTGACATGGCTTGAAAATAGTAAAAAATCAGTTTTTGATGCTCTTGTTAAGGATGATATGATTGGACTTGCAGAAGAGTGGGCTGAAAGTTCAGATGAGGAGATAATTGATGGAGAAAAAGTGTATGTAGATGGTGAGGACATTTTTAGATTGCCAATTAGTGAAGAAGAGTTTTTCCAATCCCTATATTTTAATAGTATGTCAATAAGAATAGATGAAGATAAGGAAATAATGGATTCTAGAATAATGATAGAAGCATTTATAGATACAAAACCAGATTATTTTGCAGGTCATTCAATGGAAGTTACAATAACAGACGACTATAAAATATCAGTTAATGGACTAGCTGGATAA
- a CDS encoding SMI1/KNR4 family protein, producing the protein MIKEENEVIKKYFEILSKNHPEKFEIEEMFDDGECIVPENMKDSNDANKWVLLESNVSEEDIFKLEKKINIKLPLIYKAFISTYFHMFKELDGVLNDFHCEDGKEVYVDIFRQPSNKPLQVIENVYKECEEIIEFGYIPIGDFNGWGPLCFDTHNNYKLVWLDHEEYYSCETREELEELEETIFDNFKDFLECFFVGVTHKCEM; encoded by the coding sequence ATGATTAAAGAAGAAAACGAAGTTATAAAAAAGTACTTTGAAATCTTAAGTAAAAATCATCCCGAAAAATTTGAAATAGAAGAAATGTTTGATGATGGAGAATGTATTGTTCCAGAAAATATGAAGGATAGCAATGATGCAAACAAATGGGTGCTGCTAGAATCAAACGTGTCAGAAGAAGATATTTTTAAATTAGAGAAAAAAATCAATATAAAATTACCATTGATATATAAAGCATTTATTTCTACATATTTTCATATGTTTAAAGAATTAGATGGAGTTTTGAATGATTTTCATTGTGAGGATGGCAAGGAAGTTTATGTTGATATTTTTCGTCAACCATCAAATAAGCCGCTGCAGGTTATAGAAAATGTTTATAAAGAATGTGAAGAGATAATAGAATTTGGATATATACCAATAGGAGATTTTAATGGATGGGGTCCTCTTTGTTTTGATACACATAACAACTATAAGCTTGTATGGCTTGATCATGAAGAATACTATAGTTGTGAAACTAGAGAAGAGTTAGAGGAATTAGAAGAAACAATTTTTGATAATTTTAAAGATTTTTTGGAATGCTTCTTTGTTGGAGTTACACATAAATGTGAAATGTAA
- a CDS encoding SMI1/KNR4 family protein — MSFSEKSWFLCEEEYNGKSDIALKWNEFEILSLEAAEDYREWKSEIENWWNRYFPILISVDNEYSFYAIDMESENGTIVYGCEPEFEEVDVVADNFMEFLQIIVNKERQL, encoded by the coding sequence ATATCATTTAGTGAAAAAAGTTGGTTTCTATGTGAAGAAGAATATAATGGGAAATCAGATATTGCACTTAAATGGAATGAGTTTGAAATCTTAAGCTTAGAGGCTGCAGAAGATTATAGGGAATGGAAAAGCGAAATTGAAAATTGGTGGAATAGATATTTTCCAATACTGATATCGGTAGATAATGAATATTCTTTTTATGCTATAGATATGGAAAGTGAAAATGGAACAATAGTTTATGGATGTGAACCAGAATTTGAAGAGGTAGATGTAGTTGCAGATAATTTTATGGAATTTTTGCAGATAATAGTAAACAAGGAAAGGCAGCTATGA
- a CDS encoding DUF1963 domain-containing protein, translated as MIKKYTIEFIEEKKKVEKPITKFGGQPVWIDKAQWPIDEESGKPMKFICQIELNPEIFGDSELKMAYLFVSKGWNNYVLICQPSEIKVITKEKSDGPSICKMVKKRASDIFLSSVKCEFTVNLTLGEDYNFVHQEPYFVGDELVFEDTPEDYGEVLNGNKIGGTPLFMSCDDLPEEDTWKLLLQLDATTVPFELNFGDAGMGFFFINMKNGSLKFIIESC; from the coding sequence ATGATTAAAAAGTATACAATAGAATTTATTGAAGAAAAGAAAAAAGTAGAAAAACCAATAACTAAGTTTGGTGGACAACCAGTTTGGATAGATAAGGCTCAGTGGCCTATAGATGAAGAAAGTGGGAAACCAATGAAGTTCATATGTCAAATAGAACTTAACCCTGAAATATTTGGTGATAGTGAACTTAAAATGGCTTATTTATTTGTTTCAAAGGGATGGAATAATTATGTTTTAATATGTCAGCCATCAGAAATAAAAGTAATTACAAAAGAGAAAAGTGATGGTCCAAGTATTTGTAAAATGGTAAAGAAAAGAGCAAGTGATATATTTTTATCTAGTGTAAAGTGTGAGTTTACAGTTAACTTGACATTAGGAGAAGATTATAATTTTGTACATCAAGAACCTTATTTTGTAGGTGATGAACTCGTTTTTGAAGATACTCCAGAAGATTATGGTGAGGTATTGAATGGAAATAAAATAGGAGGAACACCTCTTTTCATGAGTTGTGATGATCTTCCAGAAGAAGATACATGGAAGTTATTGCTGCAATTAGATGCTACTACTGTTCCCTTTGAACTTAATTTCGGTGATGCAGGAATGGGATTTTTCTTTATAAATATGAAAAATGGTAGTTTAAAGTTTATTATTGAAAGTTGTTAA
- a CDS encoding SUKH-4 family immunity protein, with product MRDIIMSLNLPQETKDFLLKTKIEKDEFQDINIKFFNKEHGFLCDVVEWTKINDSTVTRLDEKFVSEFLKDLEKFRSYYVVVDNLDSGNLIAIQEVTGKIYELEHEVIEEVVTYFVNSSFSKFHESMNYFKKMKNEILQLKEEENVEEIEALFEKAEKELSLIDRKVIINDDEDNMQFWNGVLGNFREWCLE from the coding sequence ATGAGAGATATTATTATGAGTTTAAATCTTCCACAAGAGACAAAGGATTTTTTACTAAAAACAAAAATTGAAAAGGATGAATTTCAAGATATAAATATTAAATTTTTCAATAAAGAACATGGATTTTTATGTGATGTGGTTGAGTGGACAAAGATAAATGATAGTACAGTAACAAGGTTAGATGAAAAGTTTGTATCAGAATTTTTAAAAGATCTTGAGAAATTCAGATCATATTATGTTGTTGTGGACAACTTAGATAGTGGTAATTTGATAGCGATACAGGAAGTTACAGGAAAAATTTATGAACTTGAACATGAAGTTATAGAAGAAGTTGTAACATACTTTGTTAATTCTTCTTTTTCTAAATTTCATGAGAGTATGAATTATTTTAAGAAAATGAAAAATGAAATTCTTCAGCTTAAAGAAGAGGAAAATGTAGAAGAAATTGAAGCGTTATTTGAAAAGGCTGAAAAAGAACTTAGTTTGATAGATAGAAAAGTAATTATTAATGATGATGAAGATAACATGCAATTTTGGAATGGAGTATTGGGAAACTTTAGAGAGTGGTGTTTAGAGTGA